A stretch of the Actinomycetota bacterium genome encodes the following:
- a CDS encoding NUDIX hydrolase, with translation MTKAVSAGGVVYRREADALEIVLAARRTRKGELVWGLPKGAIEAGETPEEAAVRETLEETGLEVVVEEPLGDTRYFYVWDDARIRKLVHMFLMRATGGDVTRHDDEMEDVRWFPADEAVKLTAYRGERQTLERALERLA, from the coding sequence GTGACGAAGGCCGTCTCCGCCGGCGGCGTCGTCTATCGGCGCGAGGCCGACGCGCTCGAGATCGTCCTCGCGGCCCGGCGCACGCGGAAAGGGGAGCTGGTGTGGGGTCTGCCGAAGGGCGCGATCGAGGCCGGGGAGACACCGGAGGAGGCCGCCGTCCGCGAGACCCTGGAGGAGACGGGCCTGGAGGTCGTGGTCGAGGAGCCTCTCGGCGACACCCGCTACTTCTACGTCTGGGACGACGCGCGGATCCGCAAGCTCGTGCACATGTTCCTGATGCGCGCGACCGGTGGCGACGTCACGCGCCACGACGACGAGATGGAGGACGTCCGCTGGTTCCCCGCCGACGAGGCCGTCAAGCTCACCGCCTATCGCGGCGAACGCCAGACGCTCGAGCGCGCCCTGGAGCGGCTGGCGTGA
- a CDS encoding sulfite exporter TauE/SafE family protein, with amino-acid sequence MTPLEIVLGIASGLAAGILSGLFGVGGGVVATPAISTFLGAEPIVAVASPLPVIFPTALVGAYTYWRAGHLDVRAAGWISVTGALASAGGAAAAEALDGQILLVATGALLIWQAIGVARGRSISAAEERRIPVWTYAAIGVAAGFTSGLLGIGGGIIMVPLLAGLLGMPLKTTLGTSLAAIIVLVIPGTIVHVLLDNIDWAIVGVLAVGSIAGARIGATIALGTKERTLRLVVAAFLGIVGLAYAITEGVTLLGATTIGVRG; translated from the coding sequence GTGACGCCCCTGGAGATCGTCCTCGGGATCGCCAGTGGCCTCGCCGCGGGGATCCTGTCCGGGTTGTTCGGCGTCGGTGGCGGGGTCGTCGCGACGCCCGCGATCTCGACGTTCCTCGGCGCCGAACCGATCGTCGCGGTCGCGTCGCCACTGCCCGTGATCTTCCCGACGGCACTAGTCGGTGCCTACACGTACTGGCGCGCGGGACATCTCGACGTCCGCGCTGCCGGATGGATCTCGGTCACCGGCGCGCTCGCCTCGGCCGGTGGCGCGGCCGCGGCCGAGGCGCTCGACGGCCAGATCCTCCTCGTGGCGACCGGGGCCCTGCTGATCTGGCAGGCGATCGGCGTCGCGCGAGGGAGATCGATCAGCGCCGCCGAGGAACGACGGATCCCTGTCTGGACCTACGCCGCGATCGGCGTCGCTGCCGGCTTCACCTCGGGGCTGCTCGGGATCGGCGGCGGCATCATCATGGTTCCGCTGCTCGCCGGCCTCCTGGGCATGCCGCTGAAGACCACTCTCGGCACCTCGCTCGCCGCGATCATCGTGCTCGTGATCCCGGGAACGATCGTGCACGTCCTGCTCGACAACATCGACTGGGCGATCGTCGGCGTCCTCGCCGTGGGATCGATCGCCGGTGCCCGGATCGGGGCCACGATCGCTCTCGGTACGAAAGAGCGAACGCTGCGCCTGGTCGTCGCGGCGTTCCTCGGCATCGTCGGGCTCGCCTACGCGATCACCGAGGGCGTGACGCTGCTGGGCGCGACCACGATCGGCGTGCGAGGATGA
- a CDS encoding DUF6049 family protein, translating to MSARGTLTSVPLLLLMLLGVLTLDPPAPALGQEAGVELALVQQTPWVDDERPKVSIEVRARNTGEVPLGDLALGVTAFAPAFSRSDLELALVDDPGDNTEVRGQDVPLEGTLEPGIERSFRTQISLTAPGLDRVQSYVYPLRLELLSGNTAVAILRSAVVVIVNNPPTFPLRVQTSVQLTAPPVRGPDGVFTDARLERAIAPDGRLTSAVTGLVEATGRRRPFAVDLAVAPQLLVQLQDMANGYRVADTGGVRQVVQGEGGAAEAAELLRSLEGVAPLPNVRITAPTFAGATLPSLRGALARDLEPQLAIGSGVVEQLLDVVPSERILLPRRAAIDAGSLDRVAARGAEVVLLTPLAVPPSAQANDLSPPPTATLPGGRDGVTAVVATQSLQNLVTSELAATDPVLVAQQTFAMLATVWLEQPGIADRGVSILLPESAPGPLVAGLATRISSGPFLGPLTAGELVALVPPPERPVGFVELDDRGFGPEYVDAIRGTRRRIATYRSMLDDASPLPDQLEDRVLLAEAAEFLDDPDGGLAVLGSVDARVGSEMGRITPGVSPVVTLTSRNARIPLTVANDGTESVSVVVGLESPQLEQLAAREVNELEPGETRDLVFDVRLKTTGQFPLRVVVRAPTGRPVSEATMIVRSTGYSTIALVITIGAALVLVALWVRRFFRRTKA from the coding sequence ATGAGCGCTCGCGGCACTCTCACCTCCGTTCCCCTGTTGCTGTTGATGCTGCTCGGGGTGCTCACGCTCGACCCCCCCGCTCCGGCGCTCGGCCAGGAAGCGGGGGTCGAGCTGGCCCTCGTGCAGCAGACCCCGTGGGTGGACGACGAGCGCCCGAAAGTGTCGATCGAGGTGCGCGCCCGGAACACGGGAGAGGTCCCGCTCGGGGACCTCGCCCTCGGGGTGACGGCGTTCGCACCCGCGTTCTCGCGCTCGGACCTGGAGCTCGCCCTCGTCGACGACCCGGGGGACAACACGGAGGTGCGTGGCCAGGACGTGCCGCTCGAGGGCACCCTCGAGCCCGGGATCGAGCGGTCATTCCGCACCCAGATCTCGCTCACCGCGCCGGGTCTGGACCGGGTGCAGTCCTACGTCTATCCCCTGCGCCTCGAACTGCTGAGCGGGAACACCGCGGTCGCCATCCTGCGCAGCGCCGTCGTCGTGATCGTCAACAACCCTCCAACCTTTCCGCTGCGCGTCCAAACGAGCGTGCAGCTCACGGCGCCGCCGGTTCGGGGGCCGGACGGTGTGTTCACCGATGCGCGACTGGAGCGCGCGATCGCGCCGGACGGCCGACTGACCTCGGCGGTGACGGGGCTGGTCGAGGCGACCGGCCGTCGGCGGCCCTTCGCGGTCGATCTTGCCGTCGCGCCGCAGCTTCTGGTCCAGCTGCAAGACATGGCGAACGGCTACCGGGTCGCCGATACAGGTGGCGTACGCCAGGTGGTCCAGGGGGAGGGCGGCGCGGCAGAGGCGGCCGAGCTGCTGCGGTCCCTCGAAGGGGTCGCGCCGTTGCCGAACGTACGGATCACCGCACCGACGTTCGCGGGGGCCACGCTTCCGTCGCTGCGTGGTGCGCTGGCGCGCGACCTCGAGCCACAGCTCGCGATCGGGAGCGGCGTGGTCGAACAGCTCCTGGACGTCGTGCCGTCCGAGCGGATCCTCCTGCCGCGGCGGGCGGCGATCGACGCCGGATCGCTCGATCGTGTCGCCGCCCGCGGCGCCGAGGTCGTGCTCCTGACGCCCCTCGCGGTGCCGCCGAGCGCGCAGGCCAACGACCTCTCTCCTCCGCCGACGGCGACGTTGCCCGGAGGACGGGACGGGGTGACGGCGGTCGTCGCGACCCAGAGCCTGCAGAACCTCGTCACCTCCGAGCTCGCGGCGACCGACCCGGTTCTGGTCGCGCAGCAGACGTTCGCGATGCTGGCGACCGTCTGGCTCGAGCAGCCCGGGATCGCGGATCGGGGCGTGTCAATCCTGCTCCCCGAGTCGGCTCCCGGGCCCTTGGTCGCGGGGCTGGCGACCCGGATCTCCTCGGGCCCGTTCCTCGGACCCTTGACGGCCGGAGAGCTCGTGGCACTCGTTCCCCCGCCGGAGCGCCCCGTCGGGTTCGTCGAGCTGGACGATCGCGGGTTCGGACCCGAGTACGTCGACGCGATCCGCGGAACGCGCCGGAGGATCGCGACCTACCGCTCGATGCTCGATGATGCGAGCCCCCTGCCCGACCAGCTCGAGGATCGCGTCCTGCTCGCCGAGGCGGCCGAGTTCCTCGACGACCCGGACGGAGGGCTCGCGGTGCTCGGATCGGTCGACGCCCGAGTCGGCTCGGAGATGGGCAGGATCACCCCCGGCGTGAGCCCCGTCGTGACGCTGACCTCGAGGAACGCCCGGATCCCCCTGACCGTGGCCAACGACGGGACCGAGTCGGTTTCGGTCGTCGTCGGTCTGGAATCCCCCCAGCTCGAGCAGCTTGCCGCACGCGAGGTCAACGAGCTGGAACCGGGCGAGACACGAGATCTCGTGTTCGACGTACGGCTCAAGACGACGGGTCAGTTCCCCCTGCGCGTGGTCGTGCGCGCCCCGACGGGCAGGCCGGTGTCGGAGGCCACGATGATCGTCCGCTCCACCGGGTACAGCACGATCGCGCTCGTGATCACGATCGGCGCGGCCCTCGTGCTCGTCGCGCTGTGGGTGAGGAGGTTCTTCCGACGGACGAAGGCCTAG
- the murJ gene encoding murein biosynthesis integral membrane protein MurJ — protein sequence MRNTAVMSIGTALSRLTGFARLAAMAAALGVAENRLADTYNVANTTPNIVYELVLGGVLSSVFVPVFVDWRQHHGDTEAWDVAHRVMTLTFTVLAAVALLGILLAPAIIDLYMAGDVPESSRSLGAFFLRWFAPQIVFYGLGAVAAGLLNAHRRFAAPMFAPVLNNLVAIGTFVTFVLMPGPDPASPETISLAQKSVLAIGTTLGVVAMTVALWPTLRRTGWRWRWNFRFRHEAVSRIAHLAKWTVVYVAVNQVGLFVVIKIATREQGDFTAAWAFAFILFQLPHAIFSVSVFTALLPRLSARWSANDVPGYRSLLGEGMRLTAVVLIPAAFGYLALSLPITRLLFAYGNTSEASAELIASALIPFAIGLFPFSLFQLLLRAFYAQKDSRTPALINVAAMAVTIAANLFLYFVLDLGVQGLALGFSVGYWFATAFALLVLRRRVGRLEGRRTLSTVGRVVGASAATGAVAWGVAIGLEELVPVTGFPSRALQVLGSVTAGVLVFVGAALILRIDEVDTVKETLTARFRG from the coding sequence GTGCGCAACACCGCGGTGATGTCGATCGGTACCGCGCTGTCCCGGCTGACCGGGTTCGCTCGCCTCGCCGCGATGGCCGCCGCGCTCGGGGTCGCGGAGAATCGCCTCGCGGACACCTACAACGTCGCGAACACCACTCCGAACATCGTCTACGAACTCGTGCTCGGGGGGGTGTTGTCCTCGGTGTTCGTCCCGGTCTTCGTCGACTGGCGCCAGCACCACGGGGACACCGAGGCCTGGGATGTGGCGCATCGCGTGATGACGCTGACCTTCACGGTGCTCGCCGCGGTCGCCCTGCTCGGCATCCTGCTCGCCCCCGCGATCATCGACCTCTACATGGCCGGCGACGTCCCGGAGAGCTCCCGATCACTCGGAGCGTTCTTCCTGCGCTGGTTCGCACCCCAGATCGTCTTCTACGGGCTCGGCGCGGTCGCGGCCGGACTACTGAACGCCCACCGACGCTTCGCCGCACCGATGTTCGCCCCCGTCCTCAACAACCTCGTCGCGATCGGGACGTTCGTGACCTTCGTGTTGATGCCCGGCCCCGATCCGGCCAGTCCGGAGACGATCAGCCTCGCGCAGAAGTCGGTGCTCGCGATCGGAACGACCTTGGGTGTCGTCGCGATGACGGTCGCGCTCTGGCCGACATTGCGACGCACCGGATGGCGCTGGAGATGGAACTTCCGGTTCCGGCACGAGGCGGTCTCGCGGATCGCACATCTGGCCAAGTGGACCGTCGTCTACGTGGCCGTCAACCAGGTCGGTCTGTTCGTCGTGATCAAGATCGCGACGCGCGAGCAGGGTGACTTCACGGCGGCGTGGGCGTTCGCGTTCATCCTGTTCCAGCTTCCCCACGCGATCTTCTCCGTCTCCGTGTTCACCGCGCTCTTGCCCCGGCTGTCGGCGCGTTGGAGCGCGAACGATGTTCCGGGCTATCGCTCGCTGCTGGGCGAGGGGATGCGGTTGACCGCCGTGGTGCTGATCCCCGCCGCCTTCGGGTACCTGGCCCTCTCGCTGCCGATCACGCGGCTGCTGTTCGCCTACGGGAACACCTCCGAGGCGTCTGCGGAGCTGATCGCCTCGGCCTTGATCCCCTTCGCGATCGGCCTGTTCCCCTTCTCGTTGTTCCAGCTGCTGCTGCGTGCGTTCTACGCTCAGAAGGACAGCCGCACGCCGGCGCTGATCAACGTGGCCGCGATGGCCGTGACGATCGCGGCGAACCTCTTCCTGTACTTCGTGCTCGATCTCGGGGTGCAGGGCTTGGCGCTCGGGTTCTCGGTCGGGTACTGGTTCGCGACCGCGTTCGCGCTGCTCGTGCTCAGGCGGCGGGTGGGACGCCTCGAAGGCAGGCGAACCTTGAGCACGGTCGGGCGCGTGGTCGGTGCCTCCGCGGCCACCGGAGCGGTCGCCTGGGGGGTCGCGATCGGGCTCGAGGAGCTGGTTCCGGTGACCGGGTTCCCGAGCCGAGCCCTCCAGGTTCTCGGCTCGGTGACGGCCGGGGTGCTTGTGTTCGTCGGTGCGGCGCTTATCTTGCGGATCGACGAGGTCGATACCGTGAAGGAGACCCTGACGGCGAGGTTCCGAGGATGA
- a CDS encoding sigma-70 family RNA polymerase sigma factor, whose translation MNDPDALDVKRAQRGDSSAFSELIERHERRTYNLALRVCGDAELARDATQEAWLTAFRKLGQFRGDSAFTTWLHRVTVNASLDLLRKERRAPLLAPAEDDDATARSDPAVADHADETAGSLDAAGALARIPVEFRTALVLHDVLDLPYEEVASVLDVPIGTVRSRLHRGRIALASKIDPEGTREPRGSARSSNPGDRPANAAGSGGSDERSTREL comes from the coding sequence GTGAACGATCCCGATGCCCTCGACGTCAAGCGGGCGCAGCGGGGAGACTCCTCGGCGTTCTCCGAGCTGATCGAGCGCCACGAACGCCGGACCTACAACCTCGCCCTGCGCGTGTGTGGCGACGCCGAGCTCGCGCGCGACGCGACCCAGGAGGCGTGGCTGACCGCGTTCCGCAAGCTCGGGCAGTTCCGCGGCGACAGCGCCTTCACGACCTGGCTGCACCGCGTGACCGTGAACGCGAGCCTCGACCTGCTGCGCAAGGAACGACGCGCGCCCCTCCTCGCACCCGCCGAGGACGACGACGCTACCGCCCGTTCCGACCCGGCAGTCGCCGATCACGCGGACGAGACCGCCGGATCCCTCGACGCCGCCGGCGCGCTCGCACGGATCCCGGTCGAGTTCCGCACCGCGCTCGTGCTCCACGATGTGCTCGATCTGCCCTACGAGGAGGTGGCGTCGGTGCTGGACGTGCCGATCGGCACGGTCCGTTCCCGGCTACACCGAGGGCGGATCGCGCTCGCCTCCAAGATCGATCCGGAGGGTACAAGGGAACCCCGCGGCAGCGCGAGGTCGTCCAACCCCGGAGACCGCCCGGCGAACGCGGCCGGGTCCGGCGGATCCGACGAACGATCGACCCGGGAGCTGTAG
- a CDS encoding zf-HC2 domain-containing protein, which produces MPHIPRIDELMTSEVDGTIDADEHSELEDHLAMCADCREELRLARAGREAAGRIAEADVPAGTLRPVIRALDRAVAGEADDETPDGDEGSWAAGRRGERRRATGLAWRVLVATAAASLVVLGAIVVVPRGGDDDASTSTGLEEVSGGGADAADESAPAAARPPAVERSSQDFDQPSLAALAAQTTENPQPSGAAPSQERLQEFAPAIACVERWAEATKGGVALRVIEATYDGKPAYIGVFRVDEPPAKVVAWAVRQKDCRVLAVTTDRL; this is translated from the coding sequence GTGCCGCACATCCCACGGATCGACGAACTCATGACCTCCGAGGTCGACGGCACGATCGACGCCGACGAGCACAGCGAACTCGAGGATCACCTGGCCATGTGTGCCGACTGCCGGGAGGAGCTCCGGCTCGCCCGCGCGGGACGCGAGGCGGCGGGACGGATCGCCGAGGCCGACGTGCCCGCAGGCACCCTCCGTCCCGTGATCCGGGCGCTCGACCGCGCTGTCGCGGGCGAGGCGGACGACGAGACCCCCGACGGCGACGAGGGGTCCTGGGCCGCCGGTCGTCGCGGGGAACGGCGGCGCGCGACCGGCCTTGCCTGGCGGGTGCTGGTTGCGACCGCCGCAGCCTCGCTCGTAGTGCTGGGAGCGATCGTGGTCGTCCCGCGCGGTGGAGACGACGACGCATCGACCTCGACCGGTCTCGAGGAGGTCTCCGGCGGTGGCGCGGACGCGGCCGACGAGTCGGCTCCTGCTGCGGCACGCCCCCCCGCGGTCGAGCGGAGCTCCCAGGACTTCGACCAGCCCTCCCTCGCGGCTCTCGCCGCGCAGACGACCGAGAACCCGCAGCCGAGTGGGGCGGCTCCGAGCCAGGAGCGGCTCCAAGAGTTCGCCCCCGCGATCGCGTGCGTGGAGCGGTGGGCCGAGGCGACCAAGGGAGGAGTGGCCCTTCGCGTCATCGAGGCCACCTACGACGGCAAGCCCGCCTACATCGGTGTGTTCCGCGTGGATGAACCGCCCGCGAAGGTGGTCGCCTGGGCCGTGCGGCAGAAGGACTGCCGCGTGCTCGCCGTCACGACCGACCGACTCTGA
- the trxB gene encoding thioredoxin-disulfide reductase, with translation MSDARNVVILGSGPAGHTAALYAARANLEPLVLKGIDAGGQLMLTTEVENYPGFPDAIMGPELMESMEKQAARFGAELLHQAATEVDLSQRPFPVSAGDQTWHARTLIVATGASAIWLGVPGEDQLRGRGVSTCATCDGFFFRDRELVVVGGGDSAMEEATYLTRFASKVTIVHRRNEFRASKIMQDRALDHPKIDVVWDSVVEEVLGEGEVSGVKLRNVNSEELSEFPADGVFVAIGHRPNTSLFTDQLQLANGYIVVEEPRTLTNVAGVYAAGDVVDTIYRQAVTAAGMGCKAAIDAERFLEAEGH, from the coding sequence ATGAGCGACGCCCGCAATGTGGTCATCCTGGGATCGGGGCCGGCCGGACACACGGCCGCCCTCTATGCCGCCCGTGCGAACCTCGAGCCCCTCGTGCTGAAGGGGATCGACGCCGGTGGCCAGCTGATGCTGACCACCGAGGTCGAGAACTACCCGGGGTTCCCGGACGCGATCATGGGCCCCGAGCTGATGGAGTCGATGGAGAAGCAAGCGGCGCGCTTCGGCGCGGAGCTGCTCCACCAGGCCGCGACCGAGGTCGACCTCTCGCAGCGGCCCTTCCCCGTTTCCGCCGGCGACCAGACGTGGCACGCTCGGACCCTGATCGTCGCCACCGGCGCCTCGGCGATATGGCTCGGCGTCCCGGGCGAGGACCAACTCCGCGGCCGGGGCGTGTCGACCTGCGCCACCTGCGACGGGTTCTTTTTCCGCGACCGAGAGCTCGTCGTCGTCGGAGGCGGTGACTCCGCGATGGAAGAGGCGACCTATCTCACCCGATTCGCGTCGAAGGTCACGATCGTGCACCGCCGCAACGAGTTCCGTGCCTCGAAGATCATGCAGGACCGGGCGCTCGATCATCCGAAGATCGATGTCGTCTGGGACAGCGTCGTCGAGGAGGTCCTCGGCGAGGGTGAGGTGAGCGGCGTCAAGCTCCGCAACGTGAACAGCGAGGAGCTCAGCGAGTTCCCCGCAGACGGGGTCTTCGTCGCGATCGGGCACCGACCGAACACGTCGCTGTTCACCGACCAGCTCCAACTCGCGAACGGCTACATCGTCGTCGAGGAACCGCGGACGTTGACGAACGTCGCCGGTGTCTACGCCGCGGGCGATGTGGTCGACACGATCTACCGGCAGGCCGTGACCGCCGCCGGGATGGGGTGCAAGGCGGCGATCGACGCCGAGCGGTTCCTCGAAGCCGAGGGCCACTGA
- the trxA gene encoding thioredoxin, translating to MADIDETTDQSFAADVLQSDAPVLVDFWAEWCVPCHMVSPVVEEIGREHQGAMRIAKLNIDDNPEMTRKYGVMSIPSLILFKGGEEVARVVGAKGKDALLKEIEPHISA from the coding sequence GTGGCGGACATCGATGAGACCACCGACCAGAGCTTCGCGGCGGACGTGCTGCAATCGGACGCCCCGGTGCTCGTCGACTTCTGGGCGGAGTGGTGCGTCCCGTGCCACATGGTCTCGCCCGTGGTCGAGGAGATCGGTCGCGAGCACCAAGGCGCGATGCGCATCGCGAAGCTGAACATCGACGACAACCCCGAGATGACCCGCAAGTACGGCGTGATGTCGATCCCGAGCCTGATCCTGTTCAAAGGCGGCGAGGAAGTCGCGCGCGTCGTGGGGGCGAAGGGCAAGGACGCCCTCCTCAAGGAGATCGAGCCGCACATCTCCGCCTGA
- a CDS encoding peptidoglycan-binding protein, translating to MRIIRTDDRGEHVRDVQHRLVALGHAISPDELEGRFGSTTLEAVRAFQHSRSLPVDGLVGPDTWGQLVEAGYRLGDRTLYLRYPFLRGDDVGELQRRLNGLGFDAGKEDGILGRETDGATRDFQRNVGQEIDGIVGPDTIAAMARLRPDDAATSRAVVREAEAVRSLHASLEGAVVAIDAGIGPGEEAVTGPSGLAEAAATRDLAAELAAELRGRSAVPILVSERVDGAELASSSERAAAANAAGAGLCVSFQLGGPEEGCSAAYFGTESTYSPMGERLAGLLVERMSAALDVQVSGTRRLAVSILRETRMTAVIVAPCRVLDPDDEERLRDPSFRRGVAVSVADAIEEFLGAPTST from the coding sequence GTGAGGATCATCCGCACCGACGACCGCGGCGAGCACGTGCGCGACGTTCAGCACCGGCTCGTCGCCCTCGGCCATGCGATCTCCCCCGACGAGCTCGAGGGTCGCTTCGGCAGCACCACCCTCGAGGCCGTGCGCGCGTTCCAACACTCCCGCAGCCTGCCGGTGGACGGCCTCGTCGGACCCGACACGTGGGGCCAGCTCGTCGAGGCCGGCTACCGGCTCGGAGATCGCACCCTCTACCTGCGCTATCCCTTCCTGCGCGGCGATGACGTCGGCGAGCTTCAGCGACGGTTGAACGGCCTCGGGTTCGACGCCGGGAAGGAAGACGGGATCCTGGGACGGGAGACCGACGGCGCGACCCGCGATTTCCAACGCAACGTGGGACAGGAGATCGACGGGATCGTGGGACCCGACACGATCGCCGCGATGGCGCGGCTTCGTCCGGACGACGCCGCGACGAGCCGGGCCGTGGTCCGCGAGGCGGAGGCCGTGCGTTCCCTCCACGCATCGCTCGAGGGTGCGGTCGTCGCGATCGACGCGGGGATCGGACCCGGCGAGGAGGCCGTCACCGGCCCCTCTGGCCTCGCCGAAGCGGCCGCCACGCGCGACCTCGCCGCAGAACTCGCCGCCGAACTTCGGGGACGGAGCGCGGTGCCGATCCTCGTGTCCGAGCGAGTCGACGGGGCGGAGCTCGCCTCGTCGAGCGAACGGGCGGCTGCCGCGAACGCCGCCGGTGCCGGCCTGTGCGTGTCGTTCCAACTCGGTGGACCCGAGGAGGGTTGCAGCGCGGCCTATTTCGGAACCGAGTCGACCTACTCGCCGATGGGAGAACGGCTCGCGGGCCTGCTCGTCGAACGGATGTCCGCCGCCCTGGACGTGCAGGTGTCGGGGACCCGTCGCCTCGCCGTTTCGATACTCCGCGAAACGCGCATGACCGCCGTGATCGTCGCCCCGTGCCGGGTCCTCGACCCGGACGACGAGGAACGGCTGCGAGATCCGTCGTTCCGGCGCGGCGTGGCCGTCTCGGTCGCCGACGCGATCGAGGAGTTCCTCGGGGCGCCGACCTCGACGTGA
- a CDS encoding GNAT family N-acetyltransferase: protein DPAVPDPAVPDPAVPDPAVPDPAAPGIGFAQYAPSTLFPRRLRFTSGAATSDDALYLAYVYVEEGHRGEGLGSALVRDVARATADRGFDALEVVGDRRWDGSWVLPVTFLAANGFRVVVDDERFPLLRLDIRARTEPLRSEAALTLPQLEPPGVG, encoded by the coding sequence GACCCGGCCGTCCCCGACCCGGCCGTCCCCGACCCGGCCGTCCCCGACCCGGCCGTCCCCGACCCGGCCGCCCCCGGGATCGGTTTCGCGCAGTACGCGCCGTCCACCCTGTTCCCGCGCAGGCTACGGTTCACCTCGGGAGCGGCCACGTCCGACGACGCGCTCTATCTCGCCTACGTGTACGTGGAGGAGGGACACCGGGGCGAGGGCCTCGGATCCGCGCTGGTTCGCGACGTGGCCCGAGCGACCGCCGATCGGGGATTCGACGCGCTCGAGGTGGTCGGCGACCGGCGCTGGGACGGCAGTTGGGTGCTCCCGGTCACATTCCTCGCGGCGAACGGGTTCCGCGTCGTGGTCGACGACGAACGGTTCCCCCTGCTCCGCCTGGACATCCGCGCCCGTACGGAGCCGCTCCGTTCCGAGGCGGCGCTGACCCTTCCCCAGCTCGAGCCGCCCGGTGTAGGGTGA
- a CDS encoding PLP-dependent aminotransferase family protein — MAEFSIDPFVDRYAARTAGMSESEVRALFAVASRPEVVSLAGGMPFVQALPADEVQRVVAEVLRERGAEALQYCGGQGLLELRERLVGLMAVEGVESDPEDLVVTTGAQQALDLVAKIFVDPGDEIVVEAPAYVGALSAFSAYEPRYLQVDLDDDGMIVDQLEDLLVHGARPKFVYTVPSFHNPAGVTMSGPRRERLVALCREAGVPIVEDNPYGMLRFEGDPLPTLRSLDPHNVIYLGTVSKVFSAGMRIGWALAESHVPQRLVLAKEAADLCHSSFTQLVCARWLSDEDRWRSSVQTLIDIYRSRRDVLIGALEEFFPEDATWTRPAGGFFSWVTLPEYFDTQQLLAAAVERRVAYVPGTGFYPDGRGRRQMRLAFCYPPEEQIVEGVKRLAALLTDEEDLYRSLHP; from the coding sequence ATGGCCGAGTTCTCGATCGATCCCTTCGTCGACCGCTACGCCGCTCGCACGGCGGGGATGTCCGAGTCCGAGGTGCGGGCGCTGTTCGCGGTCGCATCTCGCCCCGAGGTCGTCTCCCTCGCGGGAGGGATGCCGTTCGTCCAGGCGCTGCCTGCCGACGAGGTGCAGCGAGTGGTGGCCGAGGTGCTCCGCGAGCGGGGCGCCGAGGCGCTCCAGTACTGCGGGGGGCAGGGGCTGCTCGAGCTCCGCGAAAGGCTCGTCGGTCTGATGGCTGTCGAGGGAGTGGAATCCGACCCCGAAGATCTCGTGGTGACGACGGGAGCGCAACAGGCGCTCGATCTCGTCGCGAAGATCTTCGTCGACCCGGGTGACGAGATCGTCGTCGAGGCACCGGCCTACGTCGGCGCGCTGTCGGCATTCAGCGCGTACGAACCGCGCTACCTCCAGGTCGACCTCGACGACGACGGGATGATCGTCGACCAGCTCGAGGATCTGCTCGTCCACGGAGCCCGGCCCAAGTTCGTCTACACGGTCCCCAGCTTCCACAACCCGGCGGGGGTGACGATGTCCGGGCCTCGCCGCGAGCGGCTCGTCGCGCTGTGCCGGGAGGCCGGTGTTCCGATCGTCGAGGACAACCCCTACGGCATGCTCCGGTTCGAGGGCGATCCGCTGCCGACGCTCCGTTCGCTAGATCCGCACAACGTGATCTACCTCGGCACGGTCTCGAAGGTGTTCTCGGCGGGCATGCGGATCGGCTGGGCGCTGGCCGAATCACATGTGCCGCAACGCCTCGTACTTGCCAAGGAGGCCGCCGATCTGTGTCACTCCTCGTTCACCCAGCTCGTGTGCGCGCGCTGGCTCTCGGACGAGGATCGATGGCGCTCCTCCGTCCAGACCCTGATCGACATCTACCGCTCCCGGCGGGACGTGTTGATCGGCGCGCTCGAGGAGTTCTTCCCCGAGGACGCCACGTGGACCCGCCCGGCCGGTGGCTTCTTCTCGTGGGTGACCCTGCCCGAGTACTTCGACACCCAGCAGTTGCTCGCGGCCGCGGTCGAACGACGCGTCGCGTACGTGCCGGGAACCGGGTTCTATCCCGACGGTCGCGGACGCCGGCAGATGCGACTCGCGTTCTGCTATCCGCCCGAGGAGCAGATCGTCGAGGGGGTGAAGCGATTGGCCGCCCTGCTCACGGACGAGGAGGACCTGTATCGATCGCTGCACCCATGA